Proteins from one Escherichia coli genomic window:
- the yfhR gene encoding alpha/beta hydrolase, which yields MALPVNTRVLKILFILFVVVFCVYLVPRVAINFFYYPDDKIYGPDPWSAESVEFTAKDGTRLQGWFIPSSTGPADNAIATIIHAHGNAGNMSAHWPLVSWLPERNFNVFMFDYRGFGKSKGTPSQAGLLDDTLSAINVVRHRSDVNPQRLVLFGQSIGGANILDVVGQGDREGIRAVILDSTFASYATIANQMIPGSGYLLDESYSGENYIASVSPIPVLLIHGKADHVIPWQHSQKLYDLAKEPKRLILIPDGEHIDAFSDRHGDVYREQIVDFILSTLNPHN from the coding sequence ATGGCACTGCCAGTGAACACACGCGTTCTCAAAATTCTGTTTATTCTCTTTGTTGTTGTCTTCTGCGTTTATTTAGTGCCGCGAGTTGCCATCAACTTCTTCTATTATCCCGACGACAAAATTTACGGTCCCGACCCCTGGTCGGCGGAATCCGTCGAATTTACAGCTAAGGACGGTACTCGTTTGCAAGGCTGGTTTATCCCTTCTTCGACAGGCCCCGCTGACAACGCCATCGCAACCATCATTCATGCTCACGGCAATGCCGGAAATATGTCCGCCCACTGGCCGCTGGTCAGTTGGTTACCCGAGCGTAATTTCAACGTTTTTATGTTTGATTATCGCGGGTTTGGTAAATCAAAAGGCACACCGTCTCAGGCCGGATTGCTGGACGATACGCTAAGTGCCATCAATGTGGTGCGCCATCGCAGTGATGTAAACCCACAACGACTGGTGCTGTTCGGGCAGAGTATTGGCGGGGCGAATATTCTTGATGTCGTTGGTCAGGGTGATCGTGAGGGCATACGTGCAGTGATCCTCGACTCCACATTTGCCTCTTATGCAACCATCGCCAACCAGATGATCCCCGGCAGTGGCTACTTACTTGATGAGAGTTACAGCGGCGAAAATTACATCGCCAGCGTCAGCCCGATCCCAGTTTTACTCATTCACGGTAAGGCCGATCACGTTATCCCATGGCAGCACAGCCAAAAGTTGTATGATCTGGCAAAAGAGCCAAAACGTTTAATCTTAATCCCTGACGGCGAACACATTGATGCTTTTTCCGATCGTCACGGTGATGTTTATCGCGAACAAATAGTGGATTTTATCCTTAGCACGTTGAATCCGCACAACTAA
- the suhB gene encoding inositol-1-monophosphatase: MHPMLNIAVRAARKAGNLIAKNYETPDAVEASQKGSNDFVTNVDKAAEAVIIDTIRKSYPQHTIITEESGELEGTDQDVQWVIDPLDGTTNFIKRLPHFAVSIAVRIKGRTEVAVVYDPMRNELFTATRGQGAQLNGYRLRGSTARDLDGTILATGFPFKAKQYATTYINIVGKLFNECADFRRTGSAALDLAYVAAGRVDGFFEIGLRPWDFAAGELLVREAGGIVSDFTGGHNYMLTGNIVAGNPRVVKAMLANMRDELSDALKR; encoded by the coding sequence ATGCATCCGATGCTGAACATCGCCGTGCGCGCAGCGCGCAAGGCGGGTAATTTAATTGCCAAAAACTATGAAACCCCGGACGCTGTAGAAGCGAGCCAGAAAGGCAGTAACGATTTCGTGACCAACGTAGATAAAGCTGCCGAAGCGGTGATTATCGACACGATTCGTAAATCTTACCCACAGCACACCATCATCACCGAAGAAAGCGGTGAACTTGAAGGTACCGATCAGGATGTTCAATGGGTTATCGATCCACTGGATGGCACTACCAACTTTATCAAACGCCTGCCGCACTTCGCGGTATCTATTGCCGTTCGTATCAAAGGCCGCACTGAAGTTGCTGTGGTTTATGATCCTATGCGTAACGAACTGTTCACCGCCACTCGCGGTCAGGGCGCACAGCTGAACGGCTACCGTCTGCGCGGCAGCACCGCTCGCGATCTCGACGGTACTATTCTTGCGACCGGCTTCCCGTTCAAAGCAAAACAGTACGCTACCACTTACATCAACATCGTCGGCAAACTGTTCAACGAATGTGCAGACTTCCGTCGTACTGGTTCTGCGGCGCTGGATCTGGCTTACGTTGCCGCAGGTCGTGTTGACGGTTTCTTTGAAATCGGTCTGCGTCCGTGGGATTTCGCCGCAGGCGAGCTACTGGTTCGTGAAGCGGGCGGCATCGTCAGCGACTTCACCGGTGGTCATAACTACATGCTGACCGGTAACATCGTTGCCGGTAACCCGCGCGTTGTTAAAGCCATGCTGGCGAACATGCGTGACGAGTTAAGCGACGCCCTGAAGCGTTAA
- the trmJ gene encoding tRNA (cytosine(32)/uridine(32)-2'-O)-methyltransferase TrmJ, translating into MLQNIRIVLVETSHTGNMGSVARAMKTMGLTNLWLVNPLVKPDSQAIALAAGASDVIGNAHIVDTLDEALAGCSLVVGTSARSRTLPWPMLDPRECGLKSVAEAANTPVALVFGRERVGLTNEELQKCHYHVAIAANPEYSSLNLAMAVQVIAYEVRMAWLATQENSEQVEHDETPYPLVDDLERFYGHLEQTLLATGFIRENHPGQVMNKLRRLFTRARPESQELNILRGILASIEQQNKGNKAE; encoded by the coding sequence ATGCTGCAAAATATTCGAATTGTGCTGGTGGAGACGTCACACACCGGTAATATGGGTTCTGTTGCCCGTGCCATGAAAACAATGGGCTTAACCAATCTGTGGCTGGTTAATCCATTGGTGAAACCTGACTCCCAGGCGATTGCTCTGGCAGCAGGGGCCAGCGACGTGATTGGTAATGCTCACATTGTCGATACACTCGACGAAGCGTTAGCCGGTTGTAGCTTGGTGGTTGGCACCAGTGCACGCTCGCGCACGCTGCCGTGGCCGATGCTCGACCCGCGCGAATGCGGTTTGAAAAGCGTCGCTGAAGCGGCAAATACGCCGGTGGCACTGGTTTTTGGTCGTGAGCGTGTCGGCTTGACCAATGAAGAGTTGCAAAAGTGCCATTATCATGTCGCCATTGCCGCTAACCCGGAATACAGTTCGCTTAACCTGGCGATGGCTGTTCAGGTTATTGCCTATGAAGTGCGCATGGCCTGGCTGGCGACTCAGGAGAACAGCGAGCAGGTTGAACATGACGAGACGCCGTATCCGCTGGTCGATGATCTGGAACGTTTTTACGGTCATCTTGAACAAACGCTGCTGGCAACCGGCTTTATCCGTGAAAACCATCCGGGGCAGGTGATGAATAAGCTGCGTCGTCTGTTTACCCGTGCGCGCCCGGAAAGCCAGGAGTTGAATATCCTGCGCGGGATTCTGGCTTCTATTGAGCAGCAG
- the csiE gene encoding stationary phase inducible protein CsiE, with the protein MMPTLASPSVLSAPQRRCQILLTLFQPGSTATTATFSKLNGVDDDIACLDISETGREILRYHQLTLTTGYDGSYRVEGTVLNQRLCLFHWLRRGFRLCPSFITSQFTPALKSELKRRGISRNFYDDTNLQALVNLCSRRLQKRFESRDIHFLCLYLQYCLLQHHAGITPQFNPLQRRWAESCLEFQVAQEIGRHWQRRALQPVPPDEPLFMALLFSMLRVPDPIRDAHQRDRQLRQSIKRLVNHFRELGNVRFYDEQGLCDQLYTHLAQALNRSLFAIGIDNTLPEEFSRLYPRLVRTTRAALTGFESEYSVHLSDEESGLVAVIFGAWLMQENDLHEKQIILLTGNDSEREAQIEQQLRELTLLPLNIKHMSVKAFLQRGAPRGAALIIAPYTTPLPLFSPPLIYTDLTLTTHQQDQIRKMLESA; encoded by the coding sequence ATGATGCCTACGCTTGCTTCACCATCTGTCCTTTCGGCTCCCCAGCGCCGCTGCCAGATCTTGCTGACACTCTTTCAGCCGGGGTCGACCGCCACCACGGCAACCTTCAGCAAGCTTAATGGTGTGGATGATGATATTGCCTGTCTTGATATCAGCGAAACAGGACGGGAGATCCTGCGCTATCATCAACTCACACTGACTACTGGTTATGACGGTAGCTACCGGGTTGAAGGCACAGTGCTTAACCAACGTTTGTGTTTATTTCATTGGCTACGACGTGGTTTCCGTCTGTGTCCGTCATTTATTACCAGCCAATTCACACCCGCTCTGAAGAGTGAACTAAAGCGGCGCGGAATTTCGCGTAACTTTTACGACGATACCAATCTACAAGCGTTAGTGAATCTCTGCTCCCGACGGCTGCAAAAACGCTTTGAATCGCGCGATATTCATTTCCTGTGTCTGTATCTGCAATATTGCTTGCTGCAGCACCACGCTGGCATTACGCCTCAGTTTAATCCGCTCCAACGTCGCTGGGCAGAATCCTGCCTGGAATTTCAGGTAGCGCAGGAAATTGGACGCCACTGGCAGCGTCGGGCGCTCCAGCCTGTACCGCCTGATGAGCCACTATTTATGGCATTACTTTTTTCCATGTTGCGAGTTCCCGATCCAATTCGGGATGCGCATCAGCGGGATAGACAATTGCGTCAGTCTATCAAACGTCTGGTAAACCATTTTCGTGAGCTGGGAAATGTTCGTTTTTATGATGAACAGGGGTTATGCGATCAGCTTTATACTCACCTCGCCCAGGCGTTAAATCGCAGTTTGTTTGCCATCGGTATTGATAACACCCTGCCAGAAGAGTTCTCCAGACTGTACCCACGCCTGGTGCGCACCACCCGCGCGGCGCTGACCGGATTTGAAAGTGAATACAGCGTCCATCTTTCTGATGAGGAAAGCGGTCTGGTCGCGGTGATTTTCGGTGCCTGGCTAATGCAGGAAAACGACCTGCATGAAAAACAGATTATTCTACTGACCGGGAATGATAGCGAGCGTGAAGCGCAGATTGAGCAGCAGTTACGTGAACTAACGTTACTGCCGCTCAACATTAAGCATATGTCGGTAAAAGCATTTTTGCAGAGAGGTGCTCCACGCGGCGCGGCACTGATTATTGCGCCTTACACCACGCCGTTACCGCTCTTTTCACCACCGCTGATCTACACAGATCTGACGCTGACAACACACCAACAGGATCAGATCCGCAAAATGCTCGAATCAGCATGA